Proteins from a genomic interval of Chitinophagales bacterium:
- a CDS encoding Rpn family recombination-promoting nuclease/putative transposase has product MEFGRIKYDIFFKRVFGKKPHITRAFLNAVLKENLKSPIQEVSFSETEFIIKGKNRLVNESKHNVIDIFCKDQEGNRILIEIQKGTNKLAIPRFLDYHCRNYSSQFKSGDDYSNVVACYSVCWLFDLKPPHNDIVETVSLCSNKEDSDWTFDWTIKALYPRNLPKWKELVKILRTQHQNTLAEWLVLDVIPDPRRAEQIRNAIHTDEVVEAFGDLDLSGYTERQLREIEYRTEYGDLIEQDVQKREKEILEQAEKEKKAALEKAEQQRLEALEKAEKEKEQIAKTMLQFADIEIVSKTTGLSIEQIKKIVDGI; this is encoded by the coding sequence ATGGAATTTGGACGAATAAAATACGATATTTTCTTCAAAAGAGTGTTTGGCAAAAAACCGCACATCACACGAGCTTTTCTCAATGCCGTATTGAAAGAAAACTTAAAATCTCCTATTCAAGAAGTATCTTTTAGCGAAACGGAATTCATCATTAAGGGAAAAAATAGATTGGTCAATGAAAGCAAACACAATGTCATAGATATTTTCTGCAAAGACCAAGAAGGAAATCGAATCTTGATAGAAATCCAAAAAGGCACCAACAAATTGGCTATTCCTCGATTTTTGGACTACCATTGTCGCAATTATTCCAGCCAATTCAAGTCTGGTGACGATTACTCCAATGTCGTTGCTTGTTACAGTGTGTGCTGGTTGTTTGACCTCAAACCTCCGCACAACGATATTGTAGAAACGGTTTCTTTGTGTTCCAACAAAGAGGATTCGGATTGGACATTTGACTGGACCATCAAGGCATTGTACCCTCGAAATCTACCAAAATGGAAGGAATTGGTAAAAATCTTGCGGACTCAACATCAAAATACTTTGGCTGAATGGCTGGTATTGGATGTGATTCCTGACCCAAGACGAGCCGAACAAATACGAAACGCCATTCACACAGATGAAGTAGTCGAAGCTTTTGGTGATTTGGATTTGTCGGGCTATACCGAACGACAACTTCGAGAGATAGAATACCGAACAGAATATGGGGATTTGATTGAACAAGATGTTCAAAAACGAGAGAAGGAAATCTTGGAGCAAGCGGAAAAAGAAAAAAAGGCAGCATTGGAGAAAGCAGAGCAACAAAGGTTAGAAGCATTGGAGAAAGCAGAAAAAGAAAAAGAACAAATTGCCAAAACCATGCTGCAATTCGCCGACATCGAAATAGTGAGCAAAACAACGGGTTTGAGTATAGAACAAATCAAAAAAATAGTCGATGGAATTTAG
- a CDS encoding phage holin family protein, whose protein sequence is MQKRLVNLLINSIAVVITAYILPGVLVKGFMAAFVVSMWLAVINTFSRPILAFLTLPKTLTTLGLFILILNSALILMIDQLTVGFYVNNWLTAIAFSLILWGVNGFMMNILNRRKLKWK, encoded by the coding sequence ATGCAAAAGCGATTGGTGAATTTACTCATCAATAGTATTGCAGTGGTCATCACTGCATATATATTACCGGGTGTACTTGTCAAGGGCTTTATGGCAGCTTTTGTCGTATCTATGTGGCTTGCAGTAATCAATACCTTTAGCCGCCCGATACTTGCCTTTTTAACCTTGCCAAAAACCCTCACAACATTAGGCTTATTCATTCTCATTCTCAATTCTGCATTGATATTGATGATAGATCAATTGACTGTGGGTTTTTATGTCAATAATTGGCTCACTGCCATTGCCTTCAGTTTGATTTTGTGGGGAGTAAATGGATTTATGATGAATATTTTGAATAGGAGGAAGTTGAAATGGAAGTGA
- a CDS encoding 4-hydroxyphenylacetate 3-hydroxylase N-terminal domain-containing protein, with amino-acid sequence MLPDTISPPKHKKITTGEDYINSLRGRKLVIYLFGELVEEPVDHPMIRPSINALARTYDLAIEAPELASVISPFTGERISRFLHVVTSTEDMVLQNKMQRKLGQLTGTCFQRCVGMDAFNSLYSVSYEIDEKYNTPYHQRFKEFIALTHRYNHVIGGAMTDVKGDRSLAPHQQADPDMFVHVVRRTAEGVYISGAKAHQTGCINSHWMLVMPTMRLGEGDKDYAIVGAVPVDAKGITYIYGRQSCDMRSMEAGDIDVGNAKYGGQEAMVIFEEVFIPNKYIFMDGEYDFASMLVERFTAYHRRSYVCKSGLGDVLIGAAATIADYNGIPNVSHIKDKLVEMTHLNETIYATGIASSHQGYATKSGAYICDGMLSNVCKHHVTKMPYEIGRLAQDLAGGLVATMPSEQELNHPKIGKLIQKYLQGRADVKTEHRMRILRLIENMTLGRNAVGYLTESMHGAGSPQAQRIQIGRQMQLEYKKRLAKALAGIEVEDNKDALVEEMGSYFARVFKI; translated from the coding sequence ATGTTACCAGATACAATATCTCCTCCCAAACACAAAAAAATCACCACAGGCGAAGACTACATCAATAGCCTAAGAGGAAGAAAATTAGTAATTTATCTTTTTGGAGAGCTCGTTGAAGAACCCGTTGACCATCCCATGATTCGGCCGTCCATCAATGCCCTTGCGCGGACGTATGATTTAGCCATTGAAGCCCCCGAATTGGCATCCGTCATTTCACCTTTCACAGGAGAGCGTATCAGCCGTTTCTTACACGTTGTGACAAGTACCGAGGATATGGTATTGCAGAACAAAATGCAGCGAAAATTAGGACAATTGACAGGTACTTGTTTTCAACGCTGCGTTGGAATGGATGCTTTTAATTCTTTGTATTCAGTTAGTTACGAAATAGATGAAAAATACAATACTCCTTATCACCAACGCTTCAAAGAGTTCATCGCCCTTACGCATCGCTACAACCATGTGATTGGAGGAGCGATGACTGATGTGAAAGGTGACAGAAGTTTGGCCCCACACCAACAAGCTGACCCAGATATGTTTGTGCATGTTGTCCGCCGAACCGCCGAAGGAGTTTACATCAGCGGCGCAAAAGCCCACCAAACAGGCTGCATTAATTCACATTGGATGCTGGTCATGCCAACGATGCGATTGGGAGAAGGCGACAAAGATTATGCAATTGTTGGTGCAGTACCCGTTGATGCAAAAGGAATTACTTATATATACGGTCGGCAAAGTTGTGATATGCGGAGCATGGAAGCAGGAGATATAGATGTTGGAAATGCAAAATATGGAGGACAGGAGGCAATGGTGATTTTTGAGGAAGTATTTATTCCCAACAAATATATTTTCATGGATGGCGAATACGATTTTGCTTCCATGTTGGTAGAGCGTTTCACCGCCTATCACCGAAGGAGCTATGTCTGCAAAAGCGGATTGGGGGATGTTTTGATTGGCGCAGCAGCAACCATTGCAGACTACAATGGTATCCCAAATGTATCGCACATCAAGGACAAACTCGTGGAAATGACCCATCTCAACGAAACCATTTACGCCACAGGAATTGCGTCTTCCCATCAAGGGTATGCCACCAAATCGGGAGCCTATATCTGTGACGGAATGTTGTCGAATGTCTGCAAACACCATGTCACCAAAATGCCCTACGAAATTGGACGATTGGCGCAAGACTTGGCGGGCGGATTGGTTGCTACTATGCCTTCTGAACAAGAACTGAACCATCCCAAAATCGGTAAATTGATCCAAAAATATTTGCAAGGACGGGCAGATGTCAAAACAGAACATCGAATGCGAATTTTGCGTTTGATAGAAAACATGACTCTCGGACGCAATGCCGTTGGCTATCTCACCGAATCTATGCACGGCGCAGGTTCACCACAAGCACAGCGCATCCAAATTGGTCGCCAAATGCAGTTGGAGTACAAAAAACGCTTGGCTAAAGCATTGGCAGGCATTGAAGTAGAGGATAATAAAGATGCCTTGGTCGAGGAAATGGGCAGCTATTTTGCCAGAGTTTTCAAAATATAA